In Leptospira stimsonii, a single window of DNA contains:
- a CDS encoding RNA polymerase sigma factor, producing the protein MRENPSILCKREDWDCIQKVLHGDFNSFEQLMNRYQGLVYSQAIKAFRNETEAEDFTQDIFLKAFESLSTFQGRSQFSTWLFTIARNEIIRRYRKEHPEISGLDALILAENEKEKKKEISSEQENKLLNQESSEKIRNLVENLPDVYRKPIALHYFENMSYKEISKKLNLKMNTLKSYIFRGKEIMRDWLNKEENEKQE; encoded by the coding sequence ATGAGGGAAAATCCTTCCATCCTATGCAAACGGGAAGACTGGGATTGCATTCAAAAAGTCTTACATGGAGATTTCAACTCTTTCGAACAATTGATGAACCGGTATCAAGGACTGGTTTACTCACAAGCAATCAAAGCCTTTCGAAACGAAACGGAGGCTGAGGATTTCACCCAAGACATTTTCCTAAAAGCGTTTGAGAGTTTATCCACCTTTCAAGGGCGTTCCCAATTCTCCACTTGGCTTTTTACGATCGCGCGAAATGAAATTATCAGAAGATATCGAAAAGAACACCCTGAGATTTCCGGTCTGGATGCCTTGATTCTCGCCGAAAACGAGAAGGAGAAAAAAAAAGAAATCTCTTCAGAACAAGAAAACAAACTTTTAAATCAAGAAAGTTCGGAAAAGATTCGGAATCTCGTGGAAAACCTCCCCGATGTATATCGAAAACCGATCGCGCTCCACTACTTTGAGAATATGTCCTATAAAGAAATTTCGAAAAAATTAAACTTGAAAATGAACACTCTGAAGAGTTATATTTTCAGGGGAAAAGAAATCATGAGAGATTGGTTGAATAAGGAAGAGAATGAAAAACAAGAATAA
- a CDS encoding HAMP domain-containing sensor histidine kinase encodes MRRSLFSKLLLSNWLLLLVLLVVAGVVLFVEKFVHPDFKILLFSFYVLFAMFGTFYMSYSIAKSVSEPLDRIEKKTGDINAGDFGSELGLPDIRELADLASSINMMSTRLKNQFVDLTIEKEKFDSVLQNLKEGVFAIDPDNASILFQNKSVPGSLIEPNSRSRKVADATRDHRLLEFVTAHLKGSGDSKMEIDLGQNFYAIKMYPLRTNGKILMFIGVIRNITEEKQSHIIREQFVQNASHELKTPITSIKGYTETLLDRLKLSPESHEKRFLDAISRNTDRMVRIVEDMLTITRIENQTKISGDEEFSLKSLVENLSYTVEGVISSKNQKFVVEMNEPLMIYADWVLLEHMLLNLISNASSYSPDGKTITLKILPIKPDQVQFQVIDQGIGIQDEDKSRIFERFFRVDKNRSRKEGGTGLGLSIVKHIVRLHHGSVKVFDNPEGGTIFSVTIPIRYQPEVS; translated from the coding sequence ATGAGGCGTAGCTTATTTTCAAAACTTCTTCTTAGCAACTGGTTGCTCCTGCTCGTTTTGCTTGTCGTAGCGGGCGTCGTCCTCTTCGTAGAAAAATTCGTTCATCCCGATTTTAAAATTCTTCTTTTTTCATTTTACGTTCTCTTTGCGATGTTCGGGACGTTTTATATGTCCTACTCGATCGCAAAGAGCGTTTCCGAACCTCTGGATCGAATCGAGAAAAAAACGGGAGATATCAACGCCGGAGATTTCGGTTCCGAGCTGGGACTTCCCGACATTCGCGAACTTGCCGACCTTGCTTCTTCCATCAACATGATGTCGACCAGACTCAAAAATCAATTCGTGGATCTTACGATTGAAAAAGAGAAATTCGATTCCGTTTTACAAAACTTAAAGGAAGGGGTTTTTGCGATCGATCCCGACAACGCTTCCATTCTTTTTCAAAACAAAAGTGTTCCCGGTTCTTTGATTGAGCCGAACTCTCGATCCAGAAAAGTCGCCGATGCAACGAGAGATCACAGACTTTTGGAATTTGTTACGGCTCATTTGAAAGGATCGGGCGATTCTAAAATGGAAATCGATCTCGGTCAAAACTTCTACGCGATCAAGATGTATCCCTTGAGAACCAACGGAAAAATTCTGATGTTTATCGGCGTTATCCGAAACATCACTGAGGAAAAACAATCCCATATCATCCGTGAACAGTTTGTTCAGAATGCGTCTCACGAACTCAAAACTCCGATTACGTCTATCAAAGGTTATACGGAAACGTTACTCGATCGTCTCAAATTGTCTCCGGAAAGTCACGAAAAAAGATTCCTCGACGCGATCTCGAGAAACACCGACCGAATGGTCCGTATCGTCGAAGATATGCTCACGATTACAAGAATCGAGAATCAGACAAAAATATCCGGTGACGAAGAATTCTCCCTTAAGTCCTTGGTGGAGAATTTAAGTTACACCGTAGAAGGTGTCATCTCCTCAAAGAACCAAAAATTCGTGGTCGAGATGAACGAACCTCTGATGATATACGCGGATTGGGTTCTTTTGGAACATATGCTTCTAAACCTCATTTCAAACGCGTCATCCTATTCACCGGACGGAAAAACGATTACGCTCAAAATTCTTCCGATCAAACCGGACCAAGTTCAGTTTCAAGTCATCGACCAAGGAATCGGTATTCAAGATGAAGACAAAAGCCGGATCTTTGAACGATTCTTTCGTGTGGATAAAAACCGGTCCCGAAAGGAAGGTGGAACCGGTCTCGGCCTTTCCATTGTAAAACATATCGTTCGCCTTCATCACGGTTCCGTGAAAGTTTTCGACAATCCCGAAGGTGGAACCATTTTTTCCGTCACCATTCCGATCCGGTATCAGCCCGAAGTTTCCTGA
- the purF gene encoding amidophosphoribosyltransferase, with product MSSIPDKSRVRRQAQDDKPKDECAIFGIFNAPEASNFTYLGLYSMQHRGQESSGIVSSDGEHLYRYAGMGLVANIFTETKLKELQGNSAIGHNRYSTTGASFLRNAQPLRVESHLGPVSLAHNGNLVNSWELRSQLEKEGSIFQTTIDSEVIVHLMARSGETDFLSALSTALKKVRGAYSLVILTKSQLIAVRDPNGFRPLVMGRREDGAIVFASETCAFDITDTKYERDVEPGEMIVVDKNGVSSYYPFPKATPSLCIFEYIYFARPDSNIFGESVYKVRKNLGRFLARELPVEADVVIPVPDSASIAALGYAEESGISYQSGLIRSHYIGRTFIEPDQKIRDFGAKIKYNVVRNVVEGKRVIVVDDSIMRGTTSRKIIKMIRNAGAKEIHLRVSAPPTVSPCYYGIDIPTHNELIAATHTIEEIRKYLRVDSIAYLSVESMNRAVIDHKGGGFCNACFTSQYPVEFQSELGNQKSLFKEYQVEERAVY from the coding sequence ATGAGCTCAATTCCCGATAAATCCAGAGTAAGAAGACAAGCCCAGGATGACAAACCAAAAGATGAATGCGCGATATTTGGTATTTTCAACGCACCGGAAGCTTCTAATTTCACGTATTTAGGTCTTTACTCGATGCAACATCGGGGGCAGGAATCCAGCGGGATTGTTTCCTCGGACGGGGAGCATCTGTACCGATACGCCGGGATGGGATTGGTCGCCAATATCTTTACCGAGACCAAACTAAAAGAACTTCAGGGCAATTCCGCCATCGGCCACAATCGCTATTCTACAACGGGAGCCAGTTTTTTAAGAAACGCGCAACCTCTTCGGGTCGAATCTCATCTCGGTCCGGTTTCTCTTGCTCACAACGGAAATCTTGTCAATTCTTGGGAACTTCGTAGCCAACTGGAAAAGGAAGGAAGCATCTTTCAAACAACGATCGACTCCGAAGTGATCGTTCATTTGATGGCGCGATCCGGAGAAACCGATTTTCTCTCCGCTCTTTCCACCGCTCTCAAAAAAGTGAGAGGCGCTTATTCGCTCGTGATTCTTACAAAATCTCAATTGATTGCGGTCCGTGACCCAAACGGCTTTCGTCCATTAGTAATGGGGCGAAGAGAAGATGGAGCCATTGTTTTTGCCTCCGAAACTTGCGCTTTTGATATAACGGATACGAAATATGAAAGAGACGTAGAACCGGGCGAAATGATCGTCGTCGATAAAAACGGAGTCAGTTCTTATTATCCGTTTCCAAAGGCGACGCCAAGCCTCTGCATTTTCGAATACATCTACTTTGCCAGACCCGATTCCAATATTTTTGGAGAATCCGTATACAAGGTTCGTAAGAATTTAGGAAGATTCCTCGCGAGAGAATTGCCGGTGGAAGCCGACGTGGTCATTCCGGTTCCGGATTCTGCGAGTATCGCGGCCTTAGGTTATGCTGAAGAATCAGGTATTTCTTATCAATCGGGATTGATTCGTTCTCATTACATAGGAAGAACCTTTATCGAACCGGATCAGAAGATTCGCGATTTCGGGGCGAAAATCAAATACAACGTTGTGCGAAACGTCGTCGAAGGAAAAAGAGTCATCGTAGTTGATGATTCTATCATGAGGGGAACTACGAGCCGAAAAATCATCAAAATGATCCGCAACGCGGGAGCGAAGGAAATTCATCTTCGAGTTTCGGCTCCTCCGACGGTTTCTCCTTGTTATTACGGAATCGACATCCCAACTCACAACGAACTGATCGCGGCAACACATACGATCGAAGAAATTCGAAAGTATCTCAGAGTGGATAGTATCGCTTATCTTTCCGTTGAATCCATGAATCGCGCTGTGATCGATCATAAGGGCGGAGGTTTTTGCAACGCTTGTTTTACGTCGCAATATCCCGTTGAGTTTCAGAGCGAGTTGGGAAATCAGAAGAGTCTTTTTAAAGAATACCAAGTCGAAGAAAGAGCCGTTTACTAA
- a CDS encoding acyltransferase family protein has product MKNKILDYIFGVFKKDPKEIESLNGLRAFSILIVLFFHLWENNAHQFLEQGLVTESSLNSILSMIHFMDLFFLLSGLLIYAGLFRAFEKYSTLNIKEFYLKRILRIYPAYYTVLIITFLFSIVIYNEMKAKSNLNEVEAFVLNRASVAISNPWSDIFLYSNYNPNRVFEFGWSLSLEQHFYIVLPFLCLFALFKLPFRRRMLVLSVIYIIPIFFRFYHYYYGPIGGIYYATHTRFDALFVGIITFEIFNKRYFQNWNGLHAFLLFLGAVVLFIIGVQIRKHPVLEHTLSYNLYHIVFILLTISAMIPASPVYKFFSSLLFRPISRLSYTIYLWHGILAIRFVRKGMDNLSWSGFFSIYVIVCLKIFISCWILYLIIERPFHNLKVKIDKQHPTPDKV; this is encoded by the coding sequence ATGAAAAACAAGATCCTGGATTATATTTTCGGTGTTTTTAAAAAAGATCCCAAAGAAATCGAATCTCTTAACGGCTTAAGAGCCTTCTCAATATTAATCGTTTTATTTTTTCACTTATGGGAAAACAACGCCCACCAATTTTTAGAACAAGGATTGGTGACCGAATCATCTCTCAATTCGATTTTGAGCATGATTCATTTTATGGATTTATTTTTCCTTTTGAGCGGTCTTCTGATCTATGCCGGTTTGTTCCGTGCCTTCGAAAAATATTCCACTCTCAATATAAAAGAATTTTATCTGAAGAGAATATTAAGAATTTATCCCGCTTATTATACGGTTTTGATCATTACCTTTTTATTTTCGATCGTGATTTACAATGAAATGAAGGCGAAATCGAACTTAAACGAGGTTGAAGCCTTCGTTCTAAATCGAGCATCCGTCGCAATTTCCAATCCTTGGTCCGATATTTTTCTGTATTCCAATTACAATCCGAATCGTGTTTTCGAATTCGGTTGGTCTTTGTCCTTAGAACAGCATTTCTATATCGTTCTTCCATTTCTCTGTTTGTTTGCTTTGTTCAAACTTCCGTTTCGACGAAGAATGCTCGTTTTATCCGTAATCTATATCATTCCCATTTTCTTTCGATTCTATCATTATTATTATGGACCGATTGGCGGAATTTATTATGCGACACATACGCGTTTCGATGCGCTTTTCGTCGGTATCATCACTTTTGAAATTTTCAACAAGAGATACTTTCAGAACTGGAACGGCCTTCATGCTTTTTTGTTATTCCTAGGCGCGGTCGTTTTATTTATTATCGGAGTACAAATTCGGAAACATCCGGTTTTGGAACACACGTTGAGCTATAATCTTTACCACATTGTTTTTATTCTTCTCACGATTTCGGCGATGATTCCCGCTAGTCCGGTCTATAAGTTTTTCTCTTCGCTTTTATTCAGACCGATTTCGAGATTGAGTTATACGATTTATCTTTGGCACGGAATATTAGCGATTCGATTTGTCAGGAAAGGAATGGATAACTTGAGTTGGTCCGGATTTTTCTCGATCTACGTGATCGTTTGTCTCAAGATTTTTATCTCCTGTTGGATTTTGTATCTGATCATCGAGAGACCTTTCCACAATCTAAAGGTAAAGATAGATAAGCAACATCCTACACCGGATAAGGTATAA
- a CDS encoding DUF6249 domain-containing protein, whose protein sequence is MNPEEKAKLLQTLDLILKHLQDQNASSGSEYKVVLYSVPIFGIVFGCALLFFVFYWWYRQRIEIIKAGLYKKESFDLRTYSFFLGLILTFVGIALSIGFISVLGQSLAMLGGLVPLGTGLGLLCYYKYSR, encoded by the coding sequence ATGAACCCAGAAGAAAAAGCAAAATTACTACAAACACTGGATTTGATTCTGAAACACCTTCAGGATCAAAACGCCAGCTCCGGATCGGAATATAAAGTTGTGCTGTATTCTGTACCTATCTTTGGAATCGTCTTCGGATGCGCTTTGTTGTTTTTTGTTTTTTATTGGTGGTATAGACAACGGATTGAGATAATCAAAGCCGGGCTTTACAAAAAAGAGTCCTTCGATCTTAGAACGTATTCTTTTTTCTTAGGATTGATTCTCACATTTGTCGGAATCGCCCTTTCTATCGGATTTATTTCCGTATTAGGACAATCACTCGCGATGCTCGGCGGACTCGTTCCCCTCGGAACCGGGTTAGGATTACTCTGCTATTATAAATATTCCCGATGA
- a CDS encoding PLP-dependent aminotransferase family protein, translated as MNISTSTDQNSKYESIAISLKSMLESGTLKAGDKLPSLRKVSIESKVSISTVLLAYELLENEGYIESRPKSGYVVLSRKTGLKVPTMPKKPKLVSSFGIDERISSLLDSLQNPDILQLGTAIPEKEYLPIPSLHKNLKKAILIADSHNYQNSQGYPGLRKQISLRSSLQGIASHESEIIVTNGCQDALNLCIQVLTKPGDLIAVESPVYFGILQSIQRLGRKVLEIPTDPIHGMSLSHLEDALNRYPIQCIVLNPNFQNPTGSLLSNENKKIIVELCSNKNIPIIEDDIYGDLYFTSSRPLSLKSFDKKEIVYKISSYSKIVSPDLRIGWILPGKKGQELQKQLKLSRLALPSIPQIALSEYLKTSYERNIKILRRNLSSNLAKIRESVLKHFPETTSISNPQGGLVFWIELPAKVDSLLLQNEAWKYNISIAPGPIFSGTGNFRNFLRLSGGIRLTPKVEEKIKTLGKLTAQLKHT; from the coding sequence CAAAATTCTAAATATGAGTCGATCGCAATTTCGCTCAAATCCATGCTCGAATCGGGAACTCTAAAGGCGGGTGATAAACTTCCTTCGTTGCGAAAGGTTTCCATTGAAAGTAAAGTTAGCATCTCGACAGTCTTATTGGCTTACGAACTTTTAGAAAACGAAGGTTACATTGAATCCAGACCTAAATCGGGGTACGTTGTACTTTCCAGGAAAACGGGATTGAAAGTTCCGACGATGCCTAAAAAACCGAAACTCGTTTCTTCTTTCGGGATCGACGAAAGAATCTCTTCTCTATTAGATTCATTACAAAATCCTGATATTCTTCAGTTGGGAACCGCTATTCCGGAAAAAGAATATCTACCCATTCCCTCTCTACATAAGAATTTAAAAAAAGCGATTTTAATCGCGGATAGTCATAACTATCAAAATTCACAGGGATATCCGGGACTTAGAAAACAAATTTCGTTACGATCCTCTCTTCAAGGAATAGCAAGTCATGAATCTGAAATCATCGTTACGAACGGTTGTCAAGACGCGTTGAATCTTTGCATCCAAGTTTTGACAAAGCCGGGCGATCTAATCGCAGTTGAATCTCCGGTTTACTTTGGGATTCTACAGAGCATTCAGAGGTTGGGAAGAAAAGTTTTAGAAATCCCCACAGACCCAATTCATGGAATGAGTCTTTCTCATTTGGAAGACGCTCTAAATCGATATCCGATTCAATGTATCGTCTTAAATCCGAATTTTCAAAATCCAACCGGAAGTCTTCTATCCAATGAGAACAAAAAAATCATCGTGGAGCTTTGCTCGAATAAAAACATTCCGATCATCGAAGACGATATTTACGGAGATCTTTATTTTACGTCGTCTCGTCCCTTATCCTTAAAATCCTTCGATAAAAAAGAGATCGTTTATAAGATTTCCTCTTATTCTAAAATTGTTTCACCCGATTTAAGAATCGGCTGGATTCTTCCCGGAAAAAAAGGGCAGGAATTACAAAAACAATTAAAGCTTTCCAGATTAGCGCTTCCTAGTATTCCGCAGATCGCGTTGAGTGAATATCTCAAAACTTCCTATGAAAGAAATATAAAAATTCTTCGAAGAAATCTTTCTTCCAATCTTGCTAAGATTCGAGAATCGGTTTTAAAACATTTCCCGGAGACCACTTCGATTTCCAATCCGCAAGGTGGTCTTGTGTTTTGGATAGAACTCCCGGCCAAAGTGGATAGTCTTCTTCTACAAAACGAAGCATGGAAATACAATATTTCCATCGCACCCGGTCCTATATTTTCGGGAACGGGAAATTTTAGAAACTTCCTCAGACTGAGCGGAGGAATTCGTTTAACACCAAAGGTAGAGGAAAAAATCAAAACGTTAGGAAAACTAACCGCGCAATTGAAACATACTTAA
- a CDS encoding NUDIX hydrolase, whose translation MKFDFQTLKERLSIPQENFNGIPAPPLAGEEKTKASSVILPIYEKPDKTQGIILQKRNSNLKAHPGQISFPGGAHSSEDKNLLQTALREWEEEMGEPSSVLEVLGEYPGLYTHTGFHISPFIARYNGTFQFNTNPEEVERSILLDLNRLETSPFYSIRIRRSGAKELEIYYFDLEEGLLWGATGRIIVNFLREHAEFNREPVRVEPNLGIPPFFDPIRKFSKKS comes from the coding sequence ATGAAGTTCGATTTTCAAACGCTGAAAGAACGACTCTCGATTCCTCAGGAGAATTTTAACGGAATTCCAGCCCCGCCTTTGGCCGGAGAAGAAAAAACAAAAGCTTCTTCGGTCATTCTTCCGATCTACGAAAAACCGGACAAAACGCAAGGCATCATTCTTCAAAAAAGAAATTCCAATCTCAAGGCACATCCGGGACAAATCTCCTTTCCGGGAGGCGCGCATTCCTCGGAAGATAAGAATCTTTTACAAACCGCACTACGAGAATGGGAAGAGGAAATGGGAGAACCGAGTTCCGTCCTCGAGGTCTTAGGAGAATATCCGGGACTTTATACTCATACTGGATTCCACATTTCACCGTTTATCGCACGGTACAACGGAACGTTTCAATTCAATACCAATCCGGAAGAAGTGGAGCGATCTATTTTATTGGATCTAAATCGCCTGGAAACTTCTCCGTTCTATTCGATTCGAATTCGAAGATCCGGCGCCAAAGAGTTGGAAATTTACTATTTCGACTTGGAAGAAGGATTACTTTGGGGTGCAACCGGAAGAATTATCGTAAATTTTCTCCGTGAACACGCAGAATTCAATCGTGAACCGGTCAGAGTCGAACCAAACTTAGGAATTCCTCCTTTTTTTGATCCGATACGTAAATTCTCTAAAAAAAGTTAA
- a CDS encoding response regulator, with amino-acid sequence MKNQSGNPGQKVLVVDDEEDIAELIRFHLEENGYQVDTCQNGLEVLPKLEKNTPDLVILDLMLPGIGGMDLCKRIKEKYSMPIIMVTAKSGETEAVLGLELGADDYVRKPFSTRELIARVRSVLRRTKDAEEEQQFEGNITIGSIFLNLKAHKAFINNTEVDLTLIEYKILNLFMTNPGVAFTRDKLLDRVWGKDIYVTDRAVDVNIKRLRDKLGEEKERLETIRGIGYRFNEA; translated from the coding sequence ATGAAAAACCAATCAGGGAACCCGGGACAAAAAGTCCTCGTTGTAGACGATGAGGAAGATATCGCCGAATTGATCCGATTCCATCTCGAGGAAAACGGCTACCAAGTAGACACGTGCCAAAACGGATTAGAAGTTCTTCCCAAACTCGAAAAGAATACTCCTGACCTCGTAATTTTAGATTTGATGCTCCCCGGTATCGGAGGGATGGATCTTTGCAAAAGAATCAAAGAAAAATATTCCATGCCGATCATCATGGTCACCGCAAAGTCCGGAGAAACGGAAGCGGTTCTCGGCCTAGAACTCGGTGCCGACGATTACGTTCGTAAACCCTTCAGCACAAGAGAATTGATCGCGAGAGTTCGGTCCGTCTTAAGAAGAACAAAAGACGCCGAAGAAGAACAACAATTCGAAGGAAATATCACGATCGGTAGCATTTTCCTAAATTTAAAAGCACACAAAGCGTTTATCAATAACACCGAAGTGGATTTAACGTTAATCGAATATAAGATTCTGAATCTTTTTATGACTAATCCAGGTGTTGCGTTTACGAGAGATAAATTATTGGATCGAGTTTGGGGAAAAGATATTTACGTAACGGATAGAGCGGTCGACGTAAATATTAAGAGATTACGCGATAAACTCGGGGAAGAAAAAGAAAGACTCGAGACCATCCGCGGAATCGGCTATAGATTCAATGAGGCGTAG
- the argJ gene encoding bifunctional glutamate N-acetyltransferase/amino-acid acetyltransferase ArgJ, with protein sequence MPKGFSSFGINIGIKDNTKDFGVIYSEVPCKATAVFTKNNFPGAPVIVGKEHIQSGFLQSIVINSKNSNVATGEKGIQNSRDICKTIGQSLGISEKLVLPSSTGVIGVPLKMEVILPACKNAKELLKPGNLEEVAEAIMTTDTRKKISYRKIKTKSGEGVIYGIAKGAGMIEPNMATMLCYILSDVALPENTNLYSILKSSVDQSFNCLTIDSDTSTSDTVALLCNGLAGEASVEDFSNALLEICTDLTKLIAIDGEGATKLIELTITGAKNEIQARKIGKSILNSPLVKTAIYGGDPNWGRLVMAVGKVFDEPISFEGLEIYFGSLPVKEANPETLKKLSEYLKNNTEISLNVVLNVGATSMKFWGCDLTEKYIEENAYYTT encoded by the coding sequence ATGCCGAAAGGTTTTTCATCCTTTGGGATAAATATCGGAATCAAAGACAATACGAAAGACTTCGGAGTAATTTATTCCGAAGTGCCTTGCAAAGCCACCGCCGTTTTTACGAAGAATAATTTCCCTGGCGCTCCCGTCATCGTCGGCAAGGAACATATCCAATCCGGTTTTCTTCAGTCAATTGTGATCAATTCTAAGAACTCGAACGTTGCAACGGGCGAAAAAGGAATTCAAAATTCTAGGGACATTTGCAAAACAATCGGTCAATCTCTCGGCATTTCCGAAAAGTTGGTCCTTCCTTCTTCCACGGGTGTCATCGGCGTTCCGCTTAAAATGGAAGTCATTCTTCCCGCTTGCAAAAATGCAAAGGAACTTTTGAAGCCGGGAAATCTGGAAGAAGTCGCAGAAGCGATCATGACGACGGACACTCGAAAAAAGATTTCTTACCGAAAAATTAAAACGAAGTCCGGAGAAGGTGTGATCTACGGAATCGCAAAAGGAGCGGGAATGATCGAACCGAATATGGCGACGATGCTTTGTTATATTCTTTCGGATGTCGCCCTCCCGGAAAATACGAACCTCTACTCGATATTGAAATCTTCAGTCGATCAAAGTTTCAATTGTTTAACGATCGATTCCGATACTTCCACTTCCGATACGGTAGCTTTACTCTGTAACGGATTAGCGGGAGAAGCTTCCGTTGAAGATTTTTCCAATGCTCTTTTGGAAATCTGTACGGATCTTACAAAACTCATCGCAATCGACGGTGAAGGCGCAACCAAGTTGATCGAACTAACGATTACCGGCGCGAAAAACGAAATCCAAGCGCGCAAGATCGGAAAATCCATCCTCAATTCTCCTTTAGTAAAAACTGCGATTTACGGTGGAGATCCGAATTGGGGCCGTTTAGTAATGGCAGTCGGTAAGGTTTTTGACGAACCGATCTCTTTCGAAGGTTTGGAAATTTATTTCGGCTCGCTACCGGTAAAGGAAGCGAATCCCGAAACCTTGAAAAAGCTTTCCGAATATTTAAAAAATAATACTGAAATTTCCTTAAATGTAGTATTGAATGTTGGGGCTACTTCCATGAAATTCTGGGGTTGCGATCTTACTGAAAAATACATCGAAGAGAATGCTTACTATACTACCTGA
- a CDS encoding ribonuclease D encodes MQINSDYIVVDTIRSLQLVLINLGQADSISIDTESSGYYTYFSRVCLIQISAKGKNYIIDPLKLQNLEGLGALFEEEKILKIFHSAIDDIKALKKDFGFKFKNIADTGFSSRLLDHEQYSLTHLVDYYHKIKLSKKEQKSNWEKRPLEKSQLQYAALDTVYLETIWEKMKEELIKRNLYEEALSEFEKIAMEEAGSEGNSISLDKFPEILEFSADERRFIYDTLVFRDDKSRKLNKAPFRVFNNEKVVLLMKNRRDMAKLTEVLGKKDAETLFQIYANPSGPPIQKSELFKKPGENLTNEEGERFKRLRIWRETIMSIRRMSHQMMPSNKMIAELAQRNPKTLDELREMNLFSEWKVIHYGPSILSALENIPYESNLKGLIPINKKFE; translated from the coding sequence ATGCAAATAAATTCCGATTACATCGTCGTAGATACAATTCGAAGCCTACAACTCGTTCTCATCAATTTGGGTCAGGCTGACTCGATCTCCATAGATACGGAGTCCTCCGGATATTATACGTATTTTTCCAGAGTCTGTCTGATTCAAATTTCCGCGAAGGGAAAAAATTACATCATCGATCCGTTAAAATTACAAAACTTAGAGGGCCTGGGCGCGCTCTTTGAAGAAGAAAAAATTCTAAAAATCTTCCATTCCGCCATTGATGATATCAAAGCCCTCAAAAAAGACTTCGGTTTTAAGTTTAAGAATATCGCGGATACAGGATTCAGCTCTCGTCTTTTGGATCATGAGCAATATTCCTTAACACATCTTGTCGATTATTATCATAAAATAAAGCTTTCGAAGAAAGAACAGAAGTCTAACTGGGAAAAGCGCCCCTTGGAAAAAAGTCAGCTTCAATACGCGGCTTTAGATACCGTTTACTTAGAAACGATTTGGGAAAAAATGAAAGAGGAACTCATCAAGAGAAACCTCTATGAAGAAGCGCTTTCCGAATTTGAAAAAATCGCGATGGAAGAAGCCGGTTCCGAAGGTAACTCCATCTCTTTAGATAAGTTTCCCGAAATCTTAGAATTCAGCGCGGATGAGAGAAGATTTATCTACGATACGTTGGTTTTCCGCGATGATAAGTCGCGCAAATTGAACAAAGCCCCCTTTCGAGTTTTTAACAACGAAAAAGTGGTCCTTCTCATGAAAAACAGAAGAGATATGGCGAAGCTAACGGAAGTTCTCGGAAAAAAAGACGCGGAAACTCTCTTTCAAATCTATGCGAATCCGAGCGGACCTCCGATTCAGAAATCGGAACTTTTCAAAAAGCCCGGAGAAAATCTCACAAACGAAGAAGGCGAAAGATTCAAACGTTTGAGAATCTGGAGAGAAACGATCATGTCCATTCGAAGAATGAGTCATCAGATGATGCCTTCCAATAAAATGATCGCCGAACTCGCTCAGAGAAATCCGAAAACCTTGGACGAACTGAGGGAAATGAATTTGTTCTCGGAATGGAAAGTAATTCATTATGGACCTTCCATTTTATCCGCACTGGAAAACATTCCGTACGAATCGAATCTCAAAGGATTGATTCCGATTAATAAAAAATTCGAATAA
- a CDS encoding LIMLP_16695 family PerRB-regulated protein, which produces MKILKNLFQTEIRNSFLKESFQEEEWYQSLINRPGIEERFPYFKTKAENRKTTTAIVR; this is translated from the coding sequence ATGAAAATATTAAAGAACTTATTTCAAACCGAAATTCGTAATTCATTCTTAAAAGAAAGTTTTCAAGAAGAAGAATGGTATCAATCTCTGATCAATCGCCCAGGCATTGAAGAAAGATTTCCTTACTTCAAGACGAAAGCGGAAAATAGAAAAACTACTACTGCCATTGTAAGATGA